In Aerococcus loyolae, a genomic segment contains:
- a CDS encoding peptide ABC transporter substrate-binding protein, whose protein sequence is MRWKKFQQALLVFILAALVLTGCSGGTSQEDRPIKMGVKNELSTLDTLIVGDIETFSVLGNTVEGLYRLDADNQPIPAIAEKTDISEDGKTYTFHLRDAKWSNGQPVTAHDFVYAWQTAVNPDKAARYAYMFADIVNGEAAAKGKKPVEELGVKAIDDKTFEVQLNQPVSYFLSVVAFAPFYPQNQAFVEEHGEEYGTSSDKMLYNGPFTLENWDGSSQTWQLVKNDNYWDKDNVKPQTVDFQVIKEVPTALNLFENGEVDDVFITGETAKQLNGSDNFVVEPQAATNLVHMNYNKRPEFKNENFRKALSLVIDRDQLASGVLADGSVPAKNFVPHDFVKHPNTGNDFADDAGDVDQALRYDVEAAKEALDQAKKELGQDQFHFEILTYDDSQTKLVAQYLQGQWQNELEGLTVDIRTMPKQTALAEAGKKNFDLFLSGWAAILPDAINLLDILNTKTTANFGDYNNPKVNELLDLAEGEHAADVDQRWQDMIEAQNTMIDDCGFIVLYHPYEGHLRNPNLKGFVYHSVGAKYDFRQAELVEN, encoded by the coding sequence ATGCGATGGAAGAAATTTCAGCAGGCTTTGCTAGTTTTTATACTTGCAGCACTCGTATTAACAGGATGTTCGGGGGGGACTTCCCAGGAAGACCGTCCCATCAAAATGGGGGTGAAGAACGAATTATCCACCCTAGATACCCTCATTGTGGGCGATATTGAGACTTTTAGCGTCTTGGGTAACACGGTGGAAGGCTTGTACCGCTTGGACGCTGACAACCAGCCGATCCCTGCTATAGCAGAAAAGACCGATATTTCTGAAGATGGCAAGACCTACACCTTCCATCTCCGCGATGCCAAGTGGTCCAATGGCCAGCCTGTTACCGCCCATGACTTTGTGTATGCCTGGCAAACGGCTGTCAATCCGGATAAGGCGGCTCGTTATGCCTATATGTTCGCTGATATTGTCAATGGTGAAGCGGCGGCTAAAGGGAAGAAGCCAGTTGAAGAATTAGGGGTGAAAGCCATCGATGATAAGACTTTTGAAGTCCAGCTTAATCAACCGGTATCTTATTTCCTCTCTGTGGTCGCTTTTGCGCCTTTCTATCCGCAAAACCAAGCCTTTGTGGAAGAACATGGTGAAGAATACGGGACCTCTAGTGACAAGATGCTCTACAATGGGCCCTTTACCTTAGAAAACTGGGACGGCTCTAGTCAAACCTGGCAATTGGTGAAGAACGATAATTATTGGGACAAGGACAATGTCAAACCTCAAACGGTTGACTTCCAGGTGATTAAGGAAGTGCCAACTGCCCTCAACCTCTTTGAAAACGGCGAAGTGGATGATGTCTTCATTACCGGAGAAACTGCCAAGCAATTGAATGGGTCTGACAACTTTGTGGTTGAACCGCAAGCGGCGACGAATTTGGTCCATATGAATTACAACAAACGGCCAGAATTTAAGAATGAGAACTTCAGAAAGGCTTTATCATTGGTGATTGACCGAGACCAATTGGCTAGTGGGGTCTTGGCGGATGGGTCAGTGCCTGCTAAGAATTTTGTGCCTCATGACTTTGTCAAACATCCCAATACCGGCAATGACTTTGCTGATGATGCTGGGGATGTGGACCAGGCCTTACGTTATGATGTTGAGGCCGCCAAAGAGGCCTTAGACCAGGCCAAAAAAGAATTGGGTCAGGACCAGTTCCATTTTGAAATCTTAACTTACGATGACTCGCAAACCAAGCTCGTGGCCCAATACTTGCAAGGCCAATGGCAAAATGAATTGGAAGGCCTTACCGTAGATATTCGCACCATGCCAAAACAAACGGCCCTGGCTGAAGCGGGCAAGAAGAATTTTGACCTCTTCTTATCGGGTTGGGCAGCGATCTTACCGGATGCTATCAACCTCTTAGACATATTAAATACCAAGACCACGGCGAATTTCGGGGACTACAATAATCCTAAGGTCAATGAGCTGCTCGACTTAGCTGAAGGGGAACATGCGGCAGATGTGGACCAACGCTGGCAAGACATGATTGAAGCCCAAAACACTATGATTGATGATTGTGGCTTCATCGTCCTCTACCATCCTTATGAAGGCCATTTACGTAATCCTAATCTCAAGGGCTTTGTCTACCATTCAGTGGGGGCCAAGTATGATTTCCGTCAAGCAGAATTAGTTGAAAATTAG